One segment of Nostoc piscinale CENA21 DNA contains the following:
- a CDS encoding DUF4112 domain-containing protein, whose product MPDSSPRFSHIDPDAKAPSLRRLRQLSRVMDKAITIPGTEVSVGLDPLLGLLPVGGDVLGLIFSSYIILEAARLGAPKATLGRMILNIIIDSLVGSLPVAGDLFDFAWKSNEYNLKLLEEHLKIPGNTKKSRYWVCISCFSWLIIARHCFNHNPNIIN is encoded by the coding sequence ATGCCTGATTCTTCTCCACGGTTTTCTCATATTGATCCTGACGCTAAAGCACCTTCCTTGAGGCGACTGCGCCAGTTGAGTCGCGTAATGGACAAAGCCATCACTATTCCTGGTACGGAAGTTAGTGTAGGTTTAGATCCATTATTAGGACTGTTACCTGTTGGCGGTGATGTTTTGGGATTGATATTTTCCAGCTACATCATTTTAGAAGCTGCCAGATTAGGTGCGCCTAAAGCTACTTTGGGTAGAATGATTTTGAATATCATCATTGATAGCTTGGTAGGCAGTTTACCTGTAGCCGGAGACTTATTTGATTTTGCTTGGAAATCAAATGAATATAATCTCAAGCTGTTAGAAGAACACTTAAAAATTCCTGGCAATACAAAAAAAAGCCGATACTGGGTTTGTATTAGTTGTTTTAGTTGGCTTATTATTGCTAGGCATTGTTTTAATCACAATCCCAATATTATTAATTAG
- a CDS encoding alpha/beta fold hydrolase codes for MKDWWQETFPQGRQNLIITDAQGYPVQIAYGEKGTGKPLILMHGMGSWSYNWRYSVEALSKYFRVICFDAKGFGFSEKPCLRREHDGHQVIELERIIQELCDEPAVVVAESLGGLVALALAQEKPELIARLIVVNVPIFADRLPHWAMSILAHTPIEVLQAIDSLRLAYLAAPLVREIMAIERRRVLFDPSILSQEDVYWITYPFTEIPGTLVKVAEDLQLAAREIENLQSNKPNMLTRIQSKLSHIECPTLILWGDKDSWFPASHGEKLHQFIANSKFQILTDCYHDASTGSAKVINTEILKFLQETNFV; via the coding sequence ATGAAAGATTGGTGGCAAGAAACTTTCCCTCAAGGTCGGCAAAACCTCATTATTACTGATGCTCAAGGATATCCTGTGCAGATTGCCTATGGAGAAAAAGGTACGGGTAAACCTTTAATTTTAATGCACGGTATGGGTAGCTGGAGCTATAACTGGCGTTATAGTGTTGAAGCATTATCAAAATATTTTCGGGTTATTTGTTTTGATGCTAAAGGCTTTGGATTTTCCGAAAAACCTTGTCTGCGCCGAGAACATGACGGTCATCAAGTAATTGAATTAGAGCGGATTATTCAAGAATTATGTGATGAGCCTGCGGTTGTAGTTGCCGAATCTTTAGGTGGCTTAGTTGCTTTAGCACTAGCACAGGAAAAACCTGAATTAATTGCGCGGTTAATAGTAGTGAATGTGCCAATTTTTGCTGACCGTTTGCCGCATTGGGCAATGTCGATTTTAGCTCATACACCCATCGAAGTTTTGCAAGCAATAGACTCTTTGCGGTTAGCTTATTTGGCTGCACCACTCGTCAGAGAAATTATGGCAATTGAGCGCCGGAGAGTGCTATTTGACCCATCAATTTTGTCTCAGGAAGATGTGTATTGGATTACTTATCCTTTTACAGAAATTCCCGGTACATTGGTAAAAGTTGCCGAAGATTTACAACTAGCGGCGCGAGAAATTGAAAACTTGCAAAGCAATAAACCTAATATGCTCACAAGAATTCAAAGTAAGTTATCTCATATTGAGTGTCCCACACTAATTTTATGGGGTGATAAAGATAGTTGGTTTCCTGCAAGTCACGGTGAAAAGCTTCATCAATTTATTGCTAATTCTAAATTTCAAATCTTGACTGATTGTTATCATGATGCTTCTACAGGTTCAGCCAAAGTGATTAATACAGAAATTTTGAAATTTTTGCAGGAAACAAATTTTGTTTAG
- the sbcD gene encoding exonuclease subunit SbcD: MIKILHLSDIHMGSGFSHGRINPATGLNTRLEDFVQTLSLCIDRALTDPVDLVIFGGDAFPDATPPPYVQEAFAGQFRRLVDANIPTVLLVGNHDQHSQGLGGASLNIYRTLGVPGFVVGDTLKTHHIETRNGKVQVITLPWLTRSTLMTRQETEGLSLSEVNELLTQRLQVVIEGEIRRLDPDVPTVLLAHLMADNASLGAERLLAVGKGFTLPLSLLTRPCFDYVALGHVHKHQNLNKHNNPPVIYPGSIERVDFSEEKEDKGYVMIELERGNTTWEFCPLPVRSFRTIEVDISKAEDPQAAILKAIAKYDIQDAVVRLIYKLRSEQLDVIENAALHTALKSAHTYTIQPELLSQLARPRVPELSASNSIDPMEALKTYLNNREDLKDIAVTMIEAAEKLLSDDVEIWLEAATSD; the protein is encoded by the coding sequence ATGATTAAAATCCTCCACCTTTCAGATATCCACATGGGAAGCGGTTTTTCCCACGGTCGAATTAACCCGGCGACTGGGTTAAACACGCGGTTGGAGGATTTTGTGCAGACTTTATCCCTGTGCATTGATCGCGCCCTGACAGATCCTGTAGATTTGGTAATATTTGGTGGTGATGCGTTTCCTGATGCAACACCGCCGCCGTATGTACAAGAAGCTTTTGCGGGTCAATTTCGTCGTTTGGTAGATGCTAATATCCCGACAGTGTTGTTGGTGGGAAATCATGACCAACATTCCCAAGGGTTAGGAGGCGCAAGCTTAAATATTTATCGAACTTTGGGTGTACCGGGATTTGTGGTAGGTGACACGTTGAAAACTCATCACATCGAAACTCGTAACGGTAAAGTCCAAGTCATTACTCTCCCTTGGTTGACTCGTTCGACATTAATGACGCGCCAAGAAACGGAAGGTTTATCGTTGTCCGAAGTCAACGAGTTATTAACCCAAAGGTTACAAGTTGTGATTGAAGGGGAAATTCGTCGCCTTGACCCAGATGTGCCGACTGTATTATTAGCGCACTTGATGGCGGATAATGCTAGTTTGGGCGCTGAACGTTTGTTAGCTGTGGGTAAAGGTTTTACTTTACCGTTGTCTTTGTTGACGCGTCCTTGTTTTGATTATGTGGCGTTGGGACACGTCCACAAACACCAGAATTTAAATAAACATAACAACCCACCAGTCATTTATCCGGGAAGTATTGAACGGGTAGATTTTAGTGAAGAAAAAGAAGACAAAGGCTATGTGATGATTGAACTGGAACGGGGAAATACGACTTGGGAATTTTGTCCCTTACCAGTTCGCAGTTTCCGCACCATTGAAGTGGATATTTCCAAAGCCGAAGATCCCCAGGCGGCAATTTTGAAAGCGATCGCCAAATATGATATTCAAGATGCAGTAGTGCGATTAATTTACAAACTCCGTTCCGAACAGTTAGATGTTATCGAAAATGCTGCCTTACACACAGCCTTAAAATCGGCCCACACCTACACCATTCAACCAGAATTACTCAGTCAGTTAGCTCGTCCCCGCGTTCCTGAATTAAGTGCAAGTAACAGCATCGACCCGATGGAAGCCTTGAAAACTTACTTAAATAATCGTGAAGACCTCAAGGATATTGCCGTAACTATGATAGAAGCGGCGGAAAAATTATTATCCGATGATGTGGAAATTTGGTTAGAAGCTGCTACATCTGATTAA
- a CDS encoding pentapeptide repeat-containing protein encodes MLRKYTGNTKAENLKQFIITLTFLTPLLMTIPVYASKPEHIKQLIDTSNCAKCDLSGANFSWKNLLRADLSESDLNGADLSNADLSGANLRNTNLSKAKLSRANIFRANLEKANLSDADLSSTNLSGADLRNANLTRADLTNADLSGANLNGANLKDANLRGVRFDNVNLQGVNLNGVDLSNADLRNFNFRGVSLNGVNLSRVNLSGYNLRGIELKNANLSYANLQNADLSNAKLNNTDLQNANLYNANLQGADLIGSKLNSANLDNADLRGANLDADSLPQNIRADAGDYSRWGNTLSSKRRYQNAIAYFNKAIELNPRDAQIYTSRGSAHSKLKNYQAAIADYNKAIEINPSYATAYSNRGLTRIEQNDYQSALTDFDQAIRLDPNNAEAYNGRATIRRIQKDYAAVITEASQAIRINSKFAEAYHNRGLARFAMQDYQSAIQDYDKAIDNSSGWAWAYLNRGIARAAISQHKDATKDFDRAIEIDENYTEAYYQRSVARFNRKRYEDAIKDCDRVIQRNPNYAAAYENKGNSLLALKKKAEAKLAFEQAMKIYSQKQDNPSLERLQQIVAGL; translated from the coding sequence ATGCTAAGAAAATACACTGGCAATACTAAAGCAGAAAATCTAAAGCAGTTTATAATAACTCTGACATTTTTAACTCCACTGTTAATGACAATTCCGGTTTATGCTAGTAAGCCGGAACATATCAAACAGCTAATAGACACAAGCAACTGTGCAAAATGCGATTTAAGCGGGGCAAATTTTAGCTGGAAAAATTTGCTGCGTGCTGATTTATCTGAGTCAGACTTGAATGGTGCGGATTTAAGTAATGCAGATTTGAGTGGTGCTAATTTGCGTAATACTAATTTAAGTAAGGCGAAACTATCTCGTGCTAATATTTTTCGGGCTAATTTGGAAAAGGCAAACTTGAGTGATGCAGATTTGAGTAGCACTAACTTGAGTGGTGCTGATTTGCGTAATGCTAATTTAACTCGTGCTGATTTGACTAATGCAGATTTAAGTGGTGCTAATTTAAATGGGGCAAATTTAAAAGATGCTAACTTGCGGGGTGTGCGATTTGATAATGTCAACCTCCAAGGTGTGAATTTGAATGGTGTTGATTTAAGTAATGCAGATTTGCGGAATTTTAATTTCCGTGGCGTGTCGCTGAATGGCGTTAACTTAAGTCGGGTGAATTTGAGTGGTTATAACTTGAGGGGTATAGAACTGAAAAATGCCAATCTCAGTTATGCAAATTTACAAAATGCTGATTTGAGTAATGCCAAACTGAATAATACTGATTTGCAGAATGCTAATCTCTACAATGCAAATTTGCAGGGTGCAGATTTGATTGGCAGTAAACTCAATAGTGCCAATTTGGATAATGCGGATTTAAGGGGTGCGAATCTGGATGCTGATAGTTTACCTCAGAATATTCGTGCTGATGCAGGAGATTACAGCCGTTGGGGAAATACACTCAGTAGTAAAAGAAGATATCAAAACGCGATCGCCTATTTCAATAAAGCGATAGAATTAAATCCTAGAGATGCTCAAATTTATACTAGTCGCGGTTCTGCTCACAGTAAGTTGAAAAATTACCAAGCTGCGATCGCTGACTACAATAAAGCAATTGAAATTAATCCTAGTTATGCGACAGCATACAGCAATCGTGGCTTAACTCGCATCGAACAAAATGATTATCAAAGTGCGTTAACTGATTTTGACCAAGCCATTCGCCTCGACCCCAACAATGCGGAGGCTTATAACGGACGCGCGACAATTCGCCGCATTCAAAAAGATTATGCCGCAGTCATTACCGAAGCTTCTCAAGCCATTAGAATTAATTCTAAATTTGCCGAAGCATACCATAACCGAGGGTTAGCGCGGTTTGCGATGCAAGATTATCAAAGCGCCATTCAAGATTATGATAAAGCGATTGATAATTCTAGTGGTTGGGCTTGGGCATATCTTAACCGGGGAATTGCTCGCGCCGCTATCAGTCAGCATAAAGACGCAACTAAAGATTTTGACCGCGCTATTGAAATTGATGAGAATTATACCGAAGCTTATTATCAACGCAGCGTCGCCAGATTTAATCGTAAACGATATGAGGATGCAATTAAAGATTGCGATCGCGTCATTCAAAGAAACCCCAATTATGCCGCAGCTTATGAAAACAAGGGCAACTCTTTATTAGCACTGAAAAAGAAAGCTGAAGCCAAACTCGCCTTTGAACAAGCGATGAAAATCTATTCGCAAAAACAAGATAACCCTAGTTTAGAAAGATTACAGCAAATCGTTGCTGGATTGTAA
- a CDS encoding CorA family divalent cation transporter, with product MLTLLTFSQNHLEIFSGKDVNTILKRIDGSHNIWLRCLHFRDRTGTAKIINHFHLDPSRIDMIFNHSLTGIDEDMEDCLFDGYEILTHQIKNREFQVARGSIVLGRNFIITFETTEIKVLTLLLNNIQKRHIEIQSWSVDYLLYLISKDILNNYHTVFDYISRQLDDLEDEVLASAGNETTYQKNCCHETVYTFWATKFSKS from the coding sequence ATGCTAACTTTGCTGACATTTTCCCAGAACCACTTAGAAATATTTTCCGGTAAAGATGTTAATACCATCCTCAAAAGAATTGATGGTTCGCATAATATTTGGTTACGCTGTCTTCATTTTCGCGATCGCACCGGAACCGCTAAAATTATTAACCACTTTCACCTAGATCCATCCCGCATCGACATGATTTTTAATCATTCCCTCACCGGAATTGATGAAGACATGGAAGATTGCTTATTTGATGGTTATGAAATTTTAACTCACCAAATCAAAAATCGAGAATTTCAAGTGGCGCGGGGAAGTATTGTCTTAGGACGCAACTTTATTATTACCTTTGAAACCACAGAAATTAAAGTTTTAACTTTATTACTAAATAATATTCAAAAGCGACACATAGAAATTCAAAGCTGGAGTGTAGATTATCTTTTATATTTAATTTCCAAAGATATTTTAAATAATTACCATACTGTATTCGATTATATTTCGCGGCAACTTGATGATTTAGAAGATGAAGTCTTAGCTAGTGCTGGCAATGAAACAACTTATCAAAAAAATTGCTGCCATGAGACAGTCTACACGTTCTGGGCGACGAAATTTTCAAAATCTTAA
- a CDS encoding CorA family divalent cation transporter produces the protein MRQSTRSGRRNFQNLKSLLAMMNYDDIQWISQPVKELFHQELTYQIDNLWQEYQALRAWMSELMEIQRDNIASKTSERINRLTILSTTFLPITFITGFYGMNFKYMPELEQPWAYPLVISIIVLIVICSIIFAKRQRWL, from the coding sequence ATGAGACAGTCTACACGTTCTGGGCGACGAAATTTTCAAAATCTTAAGTCACTGCTGGCAATGATGAATTATGATGATATTCAATGGATTAGCCAACCAGTAAAAGAATTATTCCATCAAGAACTAACATATCAAATTGATAACCTCTGGCAAGAATATCAAGCATTGCGGGCTTGGATGTCAGAATTAATGGAAATTCAACGCGATAACATCGCCAGTAAAACCAGTGAACGCATTAATCGCTTAACTATTCTTTCCACGACATTCTTACCCATCACCTTTATTACTGGCTTTTATGGCATGAACTTTAAATACATGCCAGAGTTAGAACAACCTTGGGCTTACCCACTAGTAATTAGCATCATAGTATTGATTGTGATTTGTAGTATTATCTTTGCTAAACGGCAACGTTGGTTGTAA
- a CDS encoding ISAs1 family transposase — translation LYHQIQQNMQHSQPTTIHTDFERRSGRFTQRRVCVFENLNNISHDWLGLKSIIQVERVGTRAGKAYQETAYYISSLSLKASDFACGIRRHWGVENRLHWVKDVVFDEDSAQMVDGYAAANFSILRSFVINLFRHNGFDSLTRAIRFCSHNIPLLFSFLE, via the coding sequence ACTGTATCACCAAATCCAACAGAATATGCAGCACTCACAGCCCACAACTATACATACTGATTTTGAACGAAGGAGTGGTCGCTTTACTCAACGTCGTGTTTGTGTATTTGAAAACTTGAACAATATTTCCCATGATTGGCTGGGTTTAAAGTCGATTATTCAAGTCGAACGAGTTGGTACTCGTGCTGGTAAAGCTTACCAAGAAACTGCTTACTACATCAGTTCTCTGTCCCTGAAAGCATCCGATTTTGCCTGTGGTATTCGTCGCCACTGGGGCGTAGAAAATCGATTACATTGGGTGAAAGATGTTGTCTTTGATGAAGACTCTGCCCAAATGGTTGATGGTTATGCTGCTGCCAACTTCTCAATTCTCCGCAGTTTTGTGATTAATCTTTTCCGCCACAATGGTTTTGATTCCCTTACCAGAGCTATCAGATTCTGCTCCCACAACATCCCATTACTTTTTTCCTTTTTAGAATGA
- a CDS encoding glycosyltransferase produces the protein MYRTLKRKVLIVSPHFPPINAPDHQRVRMSLAYMEQFGWEAHVLTVCPDCVEGIQDPILLKTIPSHIPITYTGALPVKQTRRIGMSSLGLRCLPYILQAGERLLRQQKFDLIYFSTTVFLTMWLGSIWYQSFKIPYVLDFQDPWLSDYYKQTGTQPPGGRFKHGFAQLQAKLLEPKALSQVAHVISVSPAYPKTLQQRYPYLKTEQFTVLPFGAPEPDFSALSSLNIQQTIFNPNDGKRHWVYVGRGGYDMALAVRSLFLGIQSHRHQNPEIWQSVQLHFVGTSYAPGNLAVKTIEPIAQELGIADLVTEHPHRIPYFEALQILVDSDAIVLIGSDDPDYTASKLYPCILAKKPILAIFHHQSSVVDILHRCQAGQAVTFTSKQEPQDLLSQVITQLNWLLSINKGFQPDTDWSAFQPYTARAMTHKQCAIFDRCLTTA, from the coding sequence ATGTATCGTACTTTAAAGCGTAAAGTTTTAATTGTTAGCCCCCATTTCCCACCAATTAACGCCCCCGACCATCAACGGGTGCGAATGTCTCTAGCCTATATGGAACAATTTGGTTGGGAAGCACACGTTCTGACAGTTTGTCCAGATTGTGTTGAAGGGATTCAAGACCCCATACTATTAAAAACAATTCCCTCTCATATTCCCATTACATACACAGGCGCATTACCTGTTAAACAAACTCGGCGTATTGGTATGAGTAGTTTGGGGCTACGATGTTTACCATATATTTTACAAGCAGGCGAGCGCCTACTTCGTCAACAAAAATTTGATTTAATCTACTTTTCCACAACCGTATTTCTCACCATGTGGCTAGGTAGTATATGGTATCAAAGTTTTAAAATACCTTATGTCTTGGACTTTCAAGATCCTTGGCTCAGTGATTACTACAAACAAACAGGAACTCAGCCACCAGGAGGACGCTTTAAGCATGGATTTGCTCAACTCCAGGCAAAACTATTAGAACCAAAGGCTTTAAGTCAAGTCGCTCATGTAATTAGCGTTTCACCAGCATATCCAAAAACCTTACAACAACGCTATCCATATTTAAAAACCGAACAATTTACAGTTCTACCGTTTGGTGCGCCTGAACCTGATTTTTCAGCACTTTCTAGCCTGAATATTCAGCAAACAATCTTTAACCCTAATGACGGTAAACGCCATTGGGTGTATGTAGGACGAGGCGGCTATGATATGGCTTTAGCGGTGCGGTCTTTGTTTTTAGGTATTCAGTCACACCGTCACCAAAACCCAGAAATTTGGCAGTCTGTACAGTTACACTTTGTTGGTACTAGCTATGCTCCTGGTAATTTAGCTGTTAAAACTATAGAGCCAATAGCTCAAGAATTAGGGATTGCAGACTTAGTAACTGAACATCCCCATCGCATTCCTTATTTTGAGGCACTACAAATTCTTGTCGATAGCGATGCTATTGTACTAATTGGCTCTGATGACCCTGATTATACGGCATCTAAACTTTATCCCTGCATTCTAGCCAAAAAACCTATATTAGCAATTTTCCATCATCAAAGTTCTGTAGTTGATATCTTGCATCGCTGCCAAGCAGGCCAAGCTGTAACCTTTACTTCAAAGCAAGAACCACAAGATTTGCTATCCCAAGTCATTACGCAACTAAATTGGTTACTATCTATTAATAAAGGATTTCAACCAGACACCGATTGGTCAGCCTTTCAACCCTATACTGCTAGAGCAATGACTCACAAACAATGTGCCATTTTTGATAGGTGTCTTACCACTGCCTGA
- a CDS encoding glycosyltransferase, with protein sequence MLKQNIIYLTKLLNSLIEFVFIEKRLPQRLTENYIFQYPSFIKSYFNNKYKIIKYENIAVVDLNNVQKRYLFQILYFLSMSHTQLIFIWDFNIKNYIKLGYEGRRLLSIKNLKIVNKIPDNLKITTLVTENLQQHNYSVKPEKLRILVEQDVAQKPCSESFLIPYSVHPSFLQNYQQYTNKLSKFRSNHRLWSILFSGNVGFVGDKHLVERYYGVPSRDRSVEFLIKHTKQLNIKVIDNIWERKHLTKKAEKYSNYSLLLCQKKGLQEKWLIELSNANFFLALPGGYMLMCHNVIEAMSVGTIPIISYENWLYPNLIHGKNCLVYKTLDEMYDLIDQITKIDNDTIKTMKKNVINYYDEYLSYYKVVDFIKNYKGTNLYLYFNNENAEILKNVTNESILSCGGGLQNIANKNL encoded by the coding sequence ATGCTGAAACAAAACATTATTTATCTCACCAAATTGCTAAACAGTCTTATTGAGTTTGTTTTTATAGAAAAGAGACTTCCGCAAAGATTAACCGAGAATTATATATTTCAGTATCCTAGTTTTATTAAAAGTTATTTTAACAATAAATATAAGATTATTAAATATGAAAATATTGCTGTTGTTGATTTAAATAATGTACAGAAAAGATATCTTTTTCAGATTTTATATTTTCTCAGTATGTCACATACACAACTTATTTTTATATGGGATTTTAATATTAAAAATTATATAAAATTAGGTTATGAAGGAAGAAGACTATTATCTATAAAAAATCTAAAAATAGTTAATAAAATACCTGATAATTTAAAAATAACAACACTTGTTACTGAAAATCTTCAACAGCATAATTATTCAGTCAAGCCAGAAAAATTGCGAATTCTTGTGGAACAAGATGTGGCGCAAAAACCTTGCTCAGAGTCATTTTTAATTCCTTATTCAGTTCATCCATCTTTCCTCCAAAACTATCAACAGTATACTAATAAATTAAGTAAATTTAGAAGTAATCACAGATTATGGTCTATTTTATTTTCGGGAAACGTTGGGTTTGTAGGTGATAAACACTTAGTGGAAAGATATTATGGAGTTCCTTCGCGTGATAGAAGTGTGGAATTTTTGATAAAACACACAAAACAATTGAATATAAAGGTAATTGATAACATTTGGGAAAGAAAACATTTGACAAAAAAAGCAGAGAAATACAGTAATTATTCTCTGCTTCTTTGCCAGAAAAAAGGATTGCAAGAAAAATGGCTGATAGAGTTGTCAAATGCTAATTTTTTCTTGGCATTACCTGGTGGATATATGTTGATGTGCCACAATGTAATTGAAGCAATGTCAGTAGGTACAATACCTATCATTTCTTATGAAAACTGGTTGTATCCTAATCTGATTCATGGGAAAAACTGTTTAGTGTATAAAACGTTAGACGAAATGTATGACTTAATTGATCAAATAACTAAGATAGATAATGACACTATCAAAACCATGAAAAAGAATGTAATAAATTATTATGATGAATATCTTAGTTATTATAAAGTGGTAGATTTTATAAAAAACTATAAAGGTACAAATTTATATTTATATTTCAATAATGAAAATGCTGAAATACTAAAGAATGTTACAAATGAATCAATTTTAAGTTGTGGGGGTGGTCTTCAAAATATTGCAAATAAAAATCTATGA
- a CDS encoding glycosyltransferase, with amino-acid sequence MKILLTADPELPVPPKLYGGIERIVDLLVTGLQARGHTVGLVANADSTSPANKSFAWPGKRSQNKLDALQNTLTLWSAVQQFQPDIIHSFSRILYLLPLLSSDIPKVMSYQRNPSHRTTSWGVKLAKGSLTFTGCSNYICNIGRKAGGVWHTIHNCVELEKYTFQPKVAPDAPLVFLSRVERIKGAHTAIAIAKKTGRSLIIAGNHATTGKTGKYWQEEIVPHLGKDGIEYIGAVNDTQKNELLGQAAAMIVPIEWEEPFGIVFAEALACGTPVISCSRGALPEIIRQGIDGYLINSIDEAVVAINSLPKLNRQDCRQRVEEFFSTNVIVSQYEQMYHSLATSIS; translated from the coding sequence ATGAAAATCCTGCTTACAGCCGATCCTGAATTACCAGTACCACCAAAACTATATGGTGGCATTGAACGTATTGTTGATTTACTTGTCACAGGATTGCAAGCTCGTGGACATACAGTTGGACTGGTTGCTAACGCTGATTCAACATCACCAGCAAATAAGTCTTTTGCTTGGCCAGGAAAGCGATCGCAAAACAAATTAGATGCACTCCAAAATACATTGACTCTATGGTCAGCAGTACAGCAGTTTCAGCCTGATATTATCCATAGCTTCTCGCGTATCCTGTATTTATTACCCCTGTTATCCTCTGATATCCCCAAGGTGATGTCTTATCAGCGAAATCCCAGCCATCGCACCACTAGCTGGGGTGTCAAACTTGCCAAGGGTTCTCTGACTTTTACAGGTTGTAGTAATTATATTTGTAACATTGGACGAAAGGCTGGGGGTGTTTGGCATACTATCCATAACTGTGTAGAACTAGAAAAATACACTTTTCAACCAAAGGTAGCTCCCGATGCACCCCTAGTATTTCTCAGTCGAGTAGAGCGAATTAAAGGAGCGCATACAGCGATCGCTATTGCCAAAAAAACCGGACGCAGCTTAATCATTGCTGGCAATCACGCCACAACTGGAAAAACTGGTAAATACTGGCAAGAAGAAATTGTGCCTCACTTGGGAAAGGATGGAATAGAGTATATTGGGGCTGTTAACGACACTCAGAAAAATGAACTGCTAGGGCAAGCTGCTGCCATGATTGTTCCCATAGAATGGGAAGAACCTTTCGGGATTGTTTTTGCTGAAGCTCTTGCTTGTGGTACTCCTGTAATATCTTGTTCCAGAGGCGCATTGCCAGAGATTATCAGGCAAGGTATTGATGGTTATTTAATTAACAGTATTGATGAAGCCGTAGTAGCCATTAACAGTTTACCTAAGTTAAATCGACAAGATTGCCGTCAGCGTGTTGAAGAGTTTTTTTCTACTAATGTAATCGTAAGCCAATATGAGCAGATGTATCATAGTTTAGCTACCTCTATTTCCTAA
- a CDS encoding acyltransferase family protein, with the protein MTYWNPQYKTLDHWRGIAALWVMLFHGFGTTFDKSLHPLVEIIKSIAAPGWLGVHIFFVISGYCITASVYKLILKGGSSWAFLQTRILRLMPTYWIAFLLTLSLNIISSPFNKVNLADAIPSSWEIWFGNLFLIQPYLNVPFYVVVYWSLVVEIGFYLIVATLLIIRNKISQNLSLFLGLFLAFMAIFMPHDSKLGWIRYWSEFVCGSLVFTALFAKHKNHTYHQNLSITLIMILGATGAWIHLIHDQNQLWFSSIFAIIIYLLYGFDNIINSINLINWLKYFGLISYSLYLLHVPFQGRVVNLGTRFIPVDSIMILVLQVLGWAVAITISIIFFKLVEKPLNNWRYQQRIAKL; encoded by the coding sequence ATGACATATTGGAATCCACAATACAAAACCCTAGACCATTGGCGTGGTATCGCTGCCTTATGGGTGATGCTTTTTCATGGTTTTGGAACTACTTTTGATAAATCTCTTCATCCATTGGTAGAAATAATAAAATCCATTGCGGCTCCTGGTTGGTTAGGAGTGCATATTTTCTTTGTTATTAGCGGCTATTGTATTACAGCCAGCGTCTATAAACTGATTCTCAAGGGTGGTAGTTCATGGGCATTTCTACAAACTAGAATTTTGCGTTTAATGCCAACTTACTGGATAGCATTTTTATTAACTTTAAGTTTAAATATTATATCTTCACCTTTTAATAAAGTGAATTTAGCAGATGCAATTCCTTCTTCATGGGAGATTTGGTTCGGAAACTTGTTTCTCATACAGCCCTATTTGAATGTTCCTTTTTATGTTGTTGTCTACTGGTCATTGGTGGTAGAAATAGGATTTTATTTGATTGTTGCTACTCTTTTAATAATTAGAAACAAGATTAGTCAAAATTTATCTTTGTTCCTGGGATTATTCTTAGCATTTATGGCAATATTTATGCCTCATGACTCAAAGCTAGGTTGGATAAGATATTGGTCGGAATTTGTATGTGGATCTCTAGTATTTACTGCTTTATTTGCGAAGCATAAAAATCATACTTATCATCAAAATCTATCTATAACTTTAATTATGATACTAGGTGCTACAGGCGCTTGGATTCACTTGATTCATGATCAAAATCAACTCTGGTTTAGTAGTATTTTCGCAATAATCATTTATTTGTTATATGGTTTTGATAATATTATCAATTCAATTAACTTGATAAATTGGCTTAAATATTTTGGTTTAATATCATATTCGCTTTATCTACTTCATGTTCCCTTTCAAGGAAGAGTAGTAAATCTAGGAACAAGATTTATTCCCGTTGACAGCATAATGATACTTGTACTGCAAGTGTTAGGATGGGCTGTGGCAATTACCATTAGTATTATCTTTTTCAAATTAGTTGAAAAACCTTTAAATAACTGGCGATATCAACAAAGAATAGCTAAATTATAG